In Synechocystis sp. PCC 6714, the following are encoded in one genomic region:
- the nadB gene encoding L-aspartate oxidase — protein MGANHFDVVVVGSGAAGLYACLCLPSHYRVALVTKAELKTGASDWAQGGIAAAIAPTDSPQAHYEDTLAAGAGLCDGGAVDFLVNHAPQAIAELVQFGVSFDRHGQDLALTLEAAHSQPRVLHAADTTGRAIVSTLMEQVQARANVEIFSQAIALSLNIDSVTGHCRGIQVFLNQTIETFLSRAVLLATGGGGQVFAQTTNPKVSTGDGIALAWRSGAQVRDLEFFQFHPTALTKPDVPHFLISEAVRGEGAHLLDRRGKRFAFDYHPKGELAPRDVVSRAIFQHLANTEKDPTQATVFLDLSPIEPERIQRRFPNIVRRCLQWGVDIFREPIPVAPAAHYWMGGITTDINCQTTIPGLYALGETASTGVHGANRLASNSLLECIVFARQLRNLNLPSISPNATDINQLTPMEIELDTTNDLAILNHWRSELPRLMWQTAGICRQAEALQMAIAQLAQWRAEWQRLDTSKLLADLPQGHKVKLNGSGLDEFMQLWTETHNLLDIAHLILTSALFREESRGGHYRLDFPDVQVTWQNHTVIEGTKVFLQSSQSQD, from the coding sequence ATGGGGGCAAATCACTTTGACGTGGTGGTGGTGGGCTCCGGAGCGGCGGGACTCTACGCTTGTCTCTGTTTGCCTAGTCATTACCGTGTAGCTCTGGTCACTAAAGCGGAATTAAAGACAGGGGCCAGTGATTGGGCCCAGGGGGGCATTGCGGCAGCCATTGCTCCGACGGATTCTCCCCAGGCCCACTACGAAGATACTTTGGCCGCTGGGGCTGGTTTATGTGATGGCGGAGCGGTGGATTTTTTAGTTAACCATGCTCCCCAGGCGATCGCCGAGTTGGTGCAGTTCGGTGTTAGCTTTGATCGCCATGGGCAGGATCTGGCTTTAACGTTGGAGGCGGCCCATTCCCAACCGAGGGTACTCCATGCGGCGGATACCACCGGCAGGGCCATTGTTTCAACTTTGATGGAACAGGTGCAAGCTCGAGCCAATGTGGAAATCTTTTCCCAGGCGATCGCCTTATCTTTGAATATTGATTCCGTAACAGGTCATTGTCGGGGCATTCAAGTTTTTCTTAATCAAACCATTGAAACTTTTCTTTCCCGGGCGGTGTTATTGGCAACTGGTGGCGGCGGTCAAGTGTTTGCCCAAACCACCAATCCCAAAGTCAGCACTGGAGATGGCATTGCCCTAGCTTGGCGATCGGGGGCCCAGGTGCGGGATTTGGAATTTTTTCAATTTCATCCCACCGCCTTAACTAAACCGGATGTGCCCCATTTTTTAATCAGTGAAGCAGTCCGGGGGGAAGGGGCCCATCTACTCGATCGCCGAGGAAAACGGTTTGCGTTTGACTACCATCCCAAAGGAGAATTAGCTCCTAGGGACGTAGTTAGTCGAGCAATTTTTCAGCATTTGGCCAATACAGAAAAAGATCCCACCCAAGCTACCGTTTTTTTAGATCTGAGTCCCATTGAGCCGGAGCGCATTCAAAGGCGTTTTCCCAATATTGTTCGCCGTTGTTTGCAATGGGGAGTAGACATTTTTCGCGAACCAATTCCCGTTGCCCCAGCGGCCCACTACTGGATGGGGGGCATTACTACGGATATTAATTGCCAAACCACTATTCCGGGCTTGTATGCGTTGGGGGAAACGGCCAGCACGGGGGTCCATGGGGCCAATCGTCTAGCCAGCAATTCCCTGCTAGAATGCATCGTTTTTGCTAGGCAATTAAGAAATTTGAACCTACCATCCATTTCTCCCAATGCCACAGATATTAATCAATTGACACCGATGGAAATTGAGCTAGACACGACTAATGACCTAGCCATCCTAAACCATTGGCGCAGCGAACTGCCTCGTTTGATGTGGCAAACCGCTGGTATTTGTCGCCAAGCTGAAGCCCTCCAAATGGCGATCGCCCAATTGGCACAATGGCGAGCAGAATGGCAACGACTCGATACGAGTAAACTTTTGGCTGATTTGCCCCAGGGTCATAAGGTTAAATTGAACGGCTCCGGACTGGACGAATTCATGCAACTGTGGACAGAAACCCACAACCTGCTGGACATAGCCCATTTAATTTTGACCAGTGCCCTGTTTCGGGAGGAAAGCCGGGGGGGACATTATCGATTAGATTTTCCCGATGTCCAAGTTACATGGCAAAACCACACTGTCATTGAAGGAACTAAGGTTTTTCTCCAATCCAGCCAGAGTCAAGACTAA
- the psaK gene encoding photosystem I reaction center subunit PsaK: MFNTALFLAQAGPTTTNWNLSVGIIMCVCNLFAFAIGYFAIQKTGKGRDLALPQLASKKTFGLPELLATMSFGHILGAGMVLGLASSGIL, translated from the coding sequence ATGTTTAATACTGCTCTATTTTTAGCCCAGGCTGGCCCTACCACCACTAATTGGAATCTTTCGGTGGGCATTATTATGTGTGTCTGCAATCTGTTTGCCTTTGCCATTGGTTACTTTGCCATCCAGAAAACCGGTAAGGGTAGGGATTTGGCTCTGCCCCAATTGGCGTCGAAGAAAACCTTTGGTTTGCCGGAACTGTTGGCTACCATGAGCTTTGGTCATATTTTGGGAGCTGGCATGGTGTTGGGTCTAGCTAGTAGTGGCATTCTCTAG
- the rpoD gene encoding RNA polymerase sigma factor RpoD, translating into MTQTKEPLTKAESPELDQEIELSQYINTDDIDDDDIDVEDLEQEVAATEGKEKKVRKIRKDAVKKKPYTEDSIRIYLQEIGRIRLLRAEEEIELARQIADLLELELIRDNLTLQLERQPSELEWGKQVWKLETAKQRLAADKKKEPKKKDIESYLANPDNELSLENEWSQQPNKNFAAFRRRLFLDRRAKDKMVQSNLRLVVSIAKKYMNRGLSFQDLIQEGSLGLIRAAEKFDHEKGYKFSTYATWWIRQAITRAIADQSRTIRLPVHLYETISRIKKTTKLLSQEMRRKPTEEEIAEKMEMTIEKLRFIAKSAQLPISLETPIGKEEDSRLGDFIEADGETPEDEVSKNLLREDLENVLDTLSPRERDVLRLRYGLDDGRMKTLEEIGQIFNVTRERIRQIEAKALRKLRHPNRNSILKEYIR; encoded by the coding sequence ATGACCCAGACGAAAGAGCCACTCACCAAAGCTGAATCCCCCGAACTAGACCAAGAAATAGAACTAAGCCAATATATCAACACCGATGATATTGACGACGATGATATTGACGTAGAGGATTTGGAACAGGAAGTTGCCGCCACGGAAGGGAAAGAAAAAAAAGTCCGCAAAATCCGTAAAGATGCGGTCAAAAAGAAACCCTACACCGAAGACTCGATTCGCATCTACCTCCAGGAAATTGGCCGGATTCGTCTGCTCAGAGCCGAAGAAGAAATTGAACTAGCCCGCCAAATTGCCGACCTCCTTGAGCTCGAATTAATTCGAGACAACCTCACTCTACAACTGGAGCGCCAGCCCTCAGAGTTGGAATGGGGCAAACAGGTCTGGAAACTGGAAACCGCCAAGCAACGGTTAGCCGCTGACAAAAAAAAGGAACCGAAAAAGAAGGATATCGAAAGTTATCTCGCCAATCCAGACAATGAACTGAGTTTGGAAAACGAGTGGAGTCAACAACCCAACAAAAATTTTGCCGCTTTCCGTCGCCGTCTTTTTCTCGATCGCCGAGCTAAAGACAAAATGGTTCAATCCAACCTGCGCCTAGTGGTGTCCATTGCCAAAAAATATATGAACCGGGGTCTCTCTTTCCAAGACCTGATCCAAGAAGGTTCCCTTGGCCTAATTCGGGCCGCCGAAAAGTTTGACCACGAAAAAGGCTACAAATTCTCCACCTATGCCACCTGGTGGATCCGGCAAGCCATTACCCGGGCGATCGCCGATCAGTCCCGCACCATCCGTCTTCCCGTCCATCTTTACGAAACCATTTCTCGCATCAAAAAGACTACGAAACTTCTTTCCCAGGAAATGCGGCGCAAACCCACCGAGGAAGAAATCGCCGAAAAAATGGAGATGACCATCGAAAAACTGCGTTTCATCGCCAAATCAGCCCAACTTCCCATCTCCCTCGAAACCCCCATTGGTAAAGAAGAAGACTCTCGCCTAGGGGACTTCATTGAAGCCGACGGCGAAACCCCCGAAGACGAAGTCTCCAAAAATCTCCTACGGGAAGACTTAGAGAACGTCCTGGATACCCTCAGTCCCCGGGAACGAGATGTACTACGCTTACGCTACGGCCTAGATGACGGTCGTATGAAAACCCTAGAAGAAATCGGACAAATTTTTAACGTCACCCGGGAGCGTATCCGCCAGATCGAAGCCAAAGCTCTACGAAAACTGCGTCATCCCAACCGCAACAGCATCCTCAAGGAATATATCCGTTAA
- the rpsU gene encoding 30S ribosomal protein S21: MTQVVVGQNEPIESALRRFKRQVAKAGIYTDFKKHQFFETPQEKHKRKEATRRRQRSRRR; encoded by the coding sequence ATGACTCAAGTTGTTGTAGGTCAGAACGAACCGATTGAATCCGCGCTACGCCGCTTTAAGCGTCAGGTTGCTAAGGCTGGCATTTATACAGACTTTAAAAAGCACCAATTCTTTGAGACACCACAGGAAAAGCATAAGCGCAAGGAAGCTACCCGCAGAAGACAGCGTTCGCGTCGTCGTTAA